GCAGCACAATGGAACCGCCACCTACAAAGTCGTCGATGGTACGATTGAAGGGACAACTTCCGAAGGCAGCCCTAACTCATTCTTGTGCACTAAGAAAAAGTATGGAAACTTTGAGCTGGAGTTTGAAGTTAAAGTTCACAATCAATTGAACTCAGGTGTGCAGATTCGTAGCCAGCAGAAGGACGGAAACGGTCGCGTCAATGGCCCTCAGGTGGAAATCGAAGCCAGTGGCGCAAATGGTGCCGAAGCCGGTTATGTCTATGGTGAAGCGACTGGACGTGGCTGGTTGACGCCTGAGAAACGGCTTAAGCCCCACAAGAATTTGAAAGATGGCGAGTGGAACAAATTCCGGATCGTTGCCAATGGTCCACGCATCCAGACCTGGATTAACGGCGAGAAGATCGAAGACCTGACCGACGAAGCGATTTATAAAACGCATCCCAAAGGATTCATCGGCCTGCAGGTGCACGGTATCAAAAAGGGAACCGGCCCTTATTCCGTAGCCTGGAAAGACATTCGGATCAAAGAACTGAAGTAGTCTCTTTGAACTGATCGACGACGAAATCAAAAAACAGCCGGCAGAGGTTTATTCTCTGCCGGCT
This genomic interval from Gimesia alba contains the following:
- a CDS encoding 3-keto-disaccharide hydrolase, which codes for MTRTRVLGISMAVLAAVCLTGSVQAGDKSGWVNLFNGKNLNGWVQHNGTATYKVVDGTIEGTTSEGSPNSFLCTKKKYGNFELEFEVKVHNQLNSGVQIRSQQKDGNGRVNGPQVEIEASGANGAEAGYVYGEATGRGWLTPEKRLKPHKNLKDGEWNKFRIVANGPRIQTWINGEKIEDLTDEAIYKTHPKGFIGLQVHGIKKGTGPYSVAWKDIRIKELK